One window of Candidatus Tanganyikabacteria bacterium genomic DNA carries:
- a CDS encoding flagellin: MSLRVNTNVNARVTHFNMWRTDSALENVIRKLSSGLRIERASDDPGMLGMSERMRAQVRGLDMAASNAQDGMNLLGTAEGALNETHAILQRMRELVVEAATDTLTASDRSAIEQEIDILTDEISRIGAKTEFNTHKLLDGGAFAALFTLQIGPNAGDIATIGLNDMRAAAIGVAADQITVSSASFASVALLAIDGAIERVSSERDYIGSQMNMLERHVSVLNVQSQNIAQSESRIRDLDFAKAASQLARLQLLQQSATAMMAQANQQPSVVLGLLR; this comes from the coding sequence ATGAGTTTAAGGGTCAACACCAACGTCAACGCCCGCGTCACGCACTTCAACATGTGGCGCACCGACTCCGCCCTCGAGAACGTCATCCGCAAGCTCTCGAGCGGACTGCGCATCGAGCGCGCGTCGGACGATCCCGGGATGCTCGGCATGTCGGAACGCATGCGGGCGCAGGTCCGCGGCCTGGACATGGCCGCGAGCAACGCCCAGGACGGCATGAACCTGCTGGGGACGGCCGAGGGGGCCCTAAACGAAACGCATGCCATCTTGCAGCGCATGCGCGAACTGGTGGTCGAGGCCGCCACCGACACGCTCACCGCCTCGGATCGGTCCGCGATCGAGCAGGAAATCGACATCCTCACGGACGAGATCAGCCGCATCGGCGCCAAGACCGAGTTCAACACCCACAAGCTTCTTGATGGCGGGGCCTTCGCCGCGCTCTTCACCCTGCAAATCGGCCCCAATGCCGGCGACATAGCCACCATCGGCCTCAACGACATGCGGGCCGCCGCGATCGGCGTGGCCGCCGACCAGATCACGGTATCGTCCGCGTCGTTCGCCTCGGTCGCCCTGCTGGCGATCGACGGCGCGATCGAGCGCGTGAGCAGCGAACGGGACTACATCGGCTCGCAGATGAACATGCTCGAGCGGCACGTCTCGGTGCTGAACGTGCAGTCCCAGAACATCGCCCAGTCCGAGAGCCGCATCCGCGACCTCGACTTCGCCAAGGCCGCCTCGCAACTGGCCCGCCTGCAACTCCTGCAGCAGAGCGCCACCGCGATGATGGCCCAGGCCAACCAGCAGCCCAGCGTGGTCCTCGGGCTCC